A window of the Syntrophothermus lipocalidus DSM 12680 genome harbors these coding sequences:
- a CDS encoding restriction endonuclease subunit S, with the protein MKSSTKLYKMSELCDITSSKRIYAADYKPEGVPFYRGKEIVEKHQGKLDVSTELFIDRVKFEQIRAKFGTPKAGDLLLTSVGTLGVPYVVRHGEEFYFKDGNLTWFTNFRNLDNRFLYYWLLSPQGREQLKKCVIGSSQPAYTIALLKEMEICLPHFPIQRKIAAILSAYDDLIDNNNRRIRILEEMAQLIYREWFVKFRFPGYEKVRMVDSELGPIPEGWEVKRLSDLVDTQYGYTESARDLPVGPKYLRGTDINKNSYIDWDKVQFCTINDEDYRKYKLKQGDILVIRMADPGKVGIVEQSVEAVFASYLIRLKIRSLSVAPYYLFYFLLSDRYQNYINRASTGTTRKSASASVITDISLVIPPKEIIDMFEEIIMGYRKFLNILLKQNTVLRRTRDLLLPKLISGELNVEDLDIAVGGD; encoded by the coding sequence ATGAAAAGCTCGACTAAGCTCTATAAAATGAGTGAACTTTGCGATATTACTTCTAGCAAACGCATATACGCTGCTGATTATAAACCTGAAGGAGTACCTTTTTATAGGGGGAAAGAAATTGTAGAAAAACATCAAGGCAAGTTAGATGTTTCAACAGAGTTATTCATCGACCGGGTTAAGTTTGAACAGATACGGGCAAAATTTGGAACACCTAAGGCTGGTGATCTACTATTAACCTCGGTTGGAACTCTCGGGGTTCCATATGTTGTGAGGCATGGAGAAGAGTTTTATTTCAAAGATGGAAACCTTACATGGTTCACTAACTTCAGGAATCTGGACAACCGCTTCTTGTATTATTGGTTATTATCACCCCAAGGACGAGAGCAGTTGAAGAAGTGCGTAATTGGGTCATCCCAACCCGCCTATACGATTGCTTTGTTAAAAGAGATGGAGATTTGCCTACCACATTTTCCTATTCAACGCAAAATTGCTGCCATCCTCTCTGCCTACGACGACCTGATTGATAACAATAACCGCCGCATCAGAATTCTAGAGGAAATGGCGCAGCTTATTTACCGCGAATGGTTTGTAAAGTTCAGGTTCCCGGGCTACGAGAAGGTCAGGATGGTGGATTCGGAATTGGGGCCGATACCCGAGGGGTGGGAGGTTAAAAGATTATCAGATTTAGTTGATACGCAATACGGTTATACAGAATCAGCAAGAGATTTACCCGTTGGACCCAAATATCTTAGAGGTACTGATATTAATAAGAACTCATACATTGATTGGGATAAAGTGCAGTTTTGCACTATTAATGATGAGGATTATAGGAAGTATAAACTTAAACAGGGAGATATACTTGTTATTAGGATGGCAGACCCCGGGAAGGTTGGTATTGTTGAACAATCTGTAGAGGCTGTATTTGCTTCCTACCTTATACGCTTGAAGATCAGATCACTATCGGTGGCGCCTTACTATTTATTCTACTTTTTGCTTTCCGACCGTTATCAAAACTATATTAATAGAGCTTCTACTGGAACAACAAGGAAAAGTGCAAGCGCAAGTGTAATAACAGATATCAGCTTAGTAATACCACCGAAAGAAATCATAGATATGTTTGAGGAGATAATTATGGGATATAGGAAATTCCTGAACATTCTTCTCAAACAAAACACCGTCCTCCGCCGTACCCGTGATCTGCTCTTACCCAAGCTTATCTCGGGCGAATTGAATGTGGAGGATCTGGATATTGCCGTAGGTGGTGATTAA
- a CDS encoding class I SAM-dependent DNA methyltransferase translates to MPSINNEIEKKLWNAADQLRANSKLKASEYSVPVLGLIFLRFADHKFSMAEKELAKKAKAGSRRVIGKADYQARGVMYLPEQARYSYLLKLPEGENIGKAVNEAMKAIEAENEDLKDVLPKTYTRLDNDTLIALLKTFSEIPMDVEGDVFGNVYEYFLGEFARSEGQRGGEFYTPTSLVKLIVEVIEPYRGRILDPACGSGGMFVQSARFVQNHKKNPSSEISIYGQEKVAETVRLCKMNLAVHGLSGDIRQANTYYENVHNCIGRFDFVMANPPFNVDGVDKEKIKDDPRYPFGLPTVDNANYIWIQEFYSALNDTGRAGFVMANSASDARGSELEIRKKLIQDRVVDVMITIGPNFFYTVTLPCTLWFFDKGKRQTERGNKVLFIDARNIYRQVDRAHREFTPEQIEFIANIVRLYRGEPVETVNGSDEMLEDKFPEGKYVDVPGLCKVATIEEIEAQGWSLNPGRYVGVAQKEEEDYDFTERLQELNEELEQLNAEAAELEERIRENVGKLLEGFDEKLD, encoded by the coding sequence ATGCCGTCAATCAACAATGAAATAGAAAAGAAGCTGTGGAACGCGGCAGACCAATTAAGAGCTAACTCGAAATTAAAAGCTTCAGAATACTCGGTTCCCGTGCTTGGGCTGATATTCCTGCGCTTTGCCGATCACAAGTTCAGTATGGCCGAAAAGGAGCTGGCTAAAAAGGCTAAGGCAGGTTCAAGGCGTGTTATTGGCAAAGCTGACTATCAAGCCAGGGGGGTTATGTACCTTCCAGAACAGGCGAGATATTCTTACCTCCTGAAGCTGCCGGAAGGGGAGAATATCGGGAAGGCTGTGAACGAAGCCATGAAAGCCATCGAAGCCGAGAACGAAGACCTTAAGGATGTCCTTCCCAAAACCTATACCCGGCTGGACAACGATACACTGATAGCTCTACTAAAAACATTCTCCGAAATCCCGATGGACGTCGAAGGGGACGTTTTTGGCAACGTATATGAATACTTTCTCGGCGAGTTCGCACGTTCAGAAGGGCAGCGGGGCGGGGAATTTTACACGCCCACTTCGCTGGTAAAGCTAATTGTCGAGGTCATCGAGCCATACCGAGGACGCATCCTGGACCCGGCCTGCGGGTCAGGCGGCATGTTTGTCCAGTCGGCCCGGTTTGTCCAGAATCACAAGAAAAACCCCAGCAGTGAGATATCCATCTACGGGCAGGAGAAAGTGGCCGAAACAGTCAGACTGTGCAAGATGAACCTCGCGGTCCACGGGCTTTCGGGGGACATCCGTCAGGCCAACACCTATTACGAGAATGTACATAACTGCATAGGCCGGTTCGATTTTGTCATGGCTAATCCCCCCTTCAACGTGGACGGGGTGGACAAAGAGAAGATCAAAGACGACCCGCGTTATCCTTTTGGGCTTCCCACTGTCGATAACGCCAACTACATCTGGATCCAGGAGTTTTACAGCGCTTTAAACGATACTGGACGGGCGGGCTTCGTCATGGCCAACTCTGCCAGCGATGCCAGGGGTTCTGAACTCGAGATAAGAAAAAAGCTCATCCAGGACCGGGTTGTGGATGTGATGATCACCATCGGGCCTAACTTCTTCTATACCGTTACTCTACCATGCACCCTCTGGTTCTTCGACAAGGGTAAACGGCAGACTGAGCGGGGTAATAAAGTGCTGTTCATCGATGCGAGGAACATCTACCGCCAGGTAGACCGGGCCCACCGCGAGTTTACCCCGGAACAGATTGAGTTTATCGCCAATATCGTACGCTTGTACCGGGGCGAGCCGGTGGAGACCGTAAATGGGTCGGATGAAATGCTCGAGGATAAGTTTCCGGAAGGCAAATATGTGGATGTGCCTGGCCTGTGCAAGGTAGCGACTATAGAGGAAATCGAAGCCCAGGGCTGGAGCCTCAACCCCGGCAGGTATGTTGGTGTGGCTCAGAAGGAAGAGGAAGACTATGATTTCACGGAAAGGCTGCAAGAGCTGAACGAAGAGTTGGAGCAGCTCAACGCCGAGGCAGCGGAGCTGGAGGAAAGGATAAGGGAGAATGTGGGAAAGTTATTGGAGGGTTTTGATGAAAAGCTCGACTAA